Within Candidatus Omnitrophota bacterium, the genomic segment GGCAGATAGCCCGTGCCATCAGACAGGCTCGTGTAATGGCGCTTATGCCGTTTATAGGGGAATAGCGGCGGCCTTACTTGATAAAGGGCCCAAGCCGGTAAAATAACAGCGAGGATAATATAATGGAAATAATATTAAAAGAGGATGTTGCGTCAATCGGCCGCGCCGGTGATAAGGTTGATGTAAAACCGGGTTACGCGAGAAACTACCTTATTCCAAAAGGCCTTGCTCTTGAGGTAACCGCCGGGAATATAAAGCTTATTGAAGCCCAGAAGAGCAAAAGGCAAAAAAAGGAACAGGAAGAGAAAGCCGCCGCCGAAAGCGTCGCGGCAAAATTAGCAAATATTTCATGCACTATTACCGTAAATGCCGGTGAGGATGATAAGCTTTTTGGGTCTGTAACGCACTCTGATGTGGCGCATGTCCTGGCCGCCGAAGGCGTTGCGGTTGATAAAAAAGATATCGTGTTTGAAGAGGAGATAACAAAGCTTGGCATATATTACTGCAAGATAAAACTCCACCCTCAAGTCACTCAACGCGTTAAACTTTGGATTGTCAAGAAATAGATATGGCAAAAAATAATATCATAGAGAAATTGCCTCCGCAGAGCGAAGAAGCGGAAATGGCCGTCTTGGGTTCCATGCTTTTGGAGGAGAGCGCCATATCTCATGCCATAGAACTGCTTGATGAGAACGCGTTCTATAAGGACGCGCATAGAAAAATTTTTAATGTCATTGTCAGCATATACAGTGAAAACAAGCCGGTTGACCTGATTACTACCGCCGAATTTTTAAAGAAGAGAAAAGTTCTTGACGAAGTAGGCGGCGCCGCTTACATAGCGTCGCTTACCCAAACTGTGCCCACTGCGGCAAATATCAGCCATTACGCGCGCATTGTTCACGAAAAATATATTATGCGCTCTCTTATAACAACCGGAACGAAAATAGTTTCAGAGGCATACGGCCAAGAGTCCGACACGGATGAGCTTCTTGATAAAGCGGAAAGGCTGATATTTGATATAACGAGCCGCAAATCTTCGTCGTCTTCAATCCCGATAAAAGAGATAGTAAAAGACAGCATAGAGACAATAGACAATCTTTATCAGAGGAAAGAGCATATTACCGGCATTGCCACGGGATTCCATGAGTTTGACATAATGACTGCCGGATTACAGCCATCGGACCTTATCGTCGTGGCGGGCAGGCCGTCTATGGGTAAAAGCGCTCTTGCCTCATGCATGGTTGAACACGCGGGTATCATAGAAAAAATTCCGACGGTTGTTTTTAGCCTGGAAATGGCCAAAGAACAGCTTGTCCAGAGGATGTTGTGTTCGCATGCCAGGGTGGATTTTCACAAAGTCAGGACAGGTTTTCTTTCGCAGAGCGACTGGCCGAAACTTACCGAGGCCGCCGGCAAGCTGGCGGAATCTTCTATTTTTATTGACGATACCCCGGCGATATCGGCATTGGAGTTAAGGGCAAAGGCAAGGCGGCTTAAAAGCCAATATAATATAGGGCTTGTTGTGGTGGATTATCTTCAGCTTATGAGAAGTTCGCAGAGCACGGACAACCGTCAGCAGGAGATATCCGAGATATCGCGTTC encodes:
- the rplI gene encoding 50S ribosomal protein L9; amino-acid sequence: MEIILKEDVASIGRAGDKVDVKPGYARNYLIPKGLALEVTAGNIKLIEAQKSKRQKKEQEEKAAAESVAAKLANISCTITVNAGEDDKLFGSVTHSDVAHVLAAEGVAVDKKDIVFEEEITKLGIYYCKIKLHPQVTQRVKLWIVKK
- the dnaB gene encoding replicative DNA helicase gives rise to the protein MAKNNIIEKLPPQSEEAEMAVLGSMLLEESAISHAIELLDENAFYKDAHRKIFNVIVSIYSENKPVDLITTAEFLKKRKVLDEVGGAAYIASLTQTVPTAANISHYARIVHEKYIMRSLITTGTKIVSEAYGQESDTDELLDKAERLIFDITSRKSSSSSIPIKEIVKDSIETIDNLYQRKEHITGIATGFHEFDIMTAGLQPSDLIVVAGRPSMGKSALASCMVEHAGIIEKIPTVVFSLEMAKEQLVQRMLCSHARVDFHKVRTGFLSQSDWPKLTEAAGKLAESSIFIDDTPAISALELRAKARRLKSQYNIGLVVVDYLQLMRSSQSTDNRQQEISEISRSLKALAREINAPVIAISQLSRAVEARADRRPQLSDLRESGAIEQDADVVILLLREEYYTPTPENKGMAELIVAKQRNGPVGPVRLAFIKEYTRFENLTRHHTELAEEEQEL